From the genome of Vibrio porteresiae DSM 19223, one region includes:
- a CDS encoding ISAs1 family transposase, whose translation MTSLANPFMHFSALTDYRQTGKVTHKLSDIILLTVCGVLSGQDTWEGIVDFGEMRRDFLNHYGDFSAGIPSADTVARVVGLLNPKEFQSAFIDWMKDCHELTKGEVVAVDGKTVRGSYNKAKGNQAIHMVNVFATANGVCLAQSKVNEKTNEITEIPKLLEMLDIAGCLITIDAMGCQRKIAQKIVDKSADYLLAVKGNQGSLEQAFNDYYKPSMLMKFDGDSYSSQDKSHGRLETRCALVNEDLSVLGDLEYEWPELKCMGIMVNVRQESEHASEKEVSVRYYISSKKLSAEELHNASKSHWLVESMHWQLDVGFREDKCRIRVDDRAEELSRIRQACFNLLKQETSAKGGIQRKRMRCAMDENYLSKVLGSLE comes from the coding sequence ATGACCAGTTTAGCGAACCCATTTATGCATTTTTCAGCCTTAACCGATTACCGACAAACGGGGAAAGTCACCCACAAATTATCAGACATTATTTTGCTGACAGTTTGTGGTGTTTTATCGGGACAAGATACATGGGAAGGCATCGTTGATTTTGGTGAAATGAGACGAGATTTTCTCAATCATTATGGCGATTTTTCAGCGGGTATTCCGTCAGCAGATACAGTGGCAAGAGTGGTGGGTTTACTCAATCCGAAAGAGTTTCAATCGGCCTTTATTGATTGGATGAAAGACTGCCATGAACTCACGAAAGGAGAGGTTGTCGCTGTTGATGGAAAGACGGTGAGAGGGTCTTACAATAAAGCCAAGGGTAATCAAGCGATCCATATGGTTAACGTGTTTGCGACAGCGAATGGAGTTTGCTTGGCGCAATCCAAAGTGAACGAGAAAACCAACGAGATCACGGAGATACCTAAGCTACTGGAAATGTTAGATATTGCTGGTTGTTTAATCACAATCGATGCGATGGGGTGTCAACGAAAAATAGCCCAGAAAATCGTGGATAAAAGCGCGGATTACTTGCTGGCAGTGAAAGGAAATCAGGGTAGTTTAGAGCAGGCATTTAACGACTACTACAAGCCTTCGATGTTGATGAAGTTTGATGGTGATAGCTACTCAAGTCAGGACAAAAGTCATGGTCGATTAGAGACTCGATGTGCACTGGTGAATGAAGACTTGAGTGTGCTAGGTGACCTTGAGTACGAATGGCCGGAATTGAAGTGCATGGGCATCATGGTGAACGTTAGACAAGAAAGCGAGCACGCTTCAGAGAAAGAGGTGTCAGTCCGCTACTATATCAGCTCAAAAAAATTGAGTGCAGAAGAACTGCATAATGCGAGCAAAAGTCATTGGTTAGTGGAGTCAATGCACTGGCAATTAGACGTGGGTTTTAGAGAAGATAAATGCCGCATCAGAGTAGATGATCGAGCCGAGGAATTATCGAGGATCCGTCAAGCTTGTTTTAACTTATTGAAGCAAGAAACGAGTGCGAAAGGTGGCATCCAGCGTAAGAGAATGCGTTGCGCGATGGATGAAAATTACTTAAGTAAGGTTCTCGGAAGCCTTGAATGA
- a CDS encoding ISAs1 family transposase, with the protein MDKKSLFEHLSIVRDFRQDWKVDHKLTDILFLTVCAVIGGADGWDEIEDFGQIHESWFRARGEFEQGIPSRDTIRRVMSKINPSKLQQAFISWMKTCHELTGGDIIAIDGKTLRRSFSKDHSAIHMVSAFSVKNSIVLGQVKTEEKSNEITAIPELLELLDISGCLVTLDAMGCQTKIANKIIESGADYLLAVKGNQGRLEEAFIKHFPMPAILTWPGDSYVTTNKIEHGRQEQRLYITSELFDDFIDLGFEWRGMKTLGVSMYMRSNPGEKPNADEIFIRYYISSRTLSAEQFAESIRSHWHVENKLHYKLDVGFNEDQSRIRADDGSENFARIRHMCISLLSNEKTFKGGVKRKRRMAGMSEAYLEKVLAAL; encoded by the coding sequence ATGGATAAAAAATCGTTGTTTGAGCATCTTTCTATCGTAAGAGATTTTCGTCAAGACTGGAAAGTCGACCATAAATTGACAGATATTTTGTTCCTAACCGTTTGTGCCGTGATTGGCGGAGCAGATGGTTGGGATGAGATAGAAGATTTTGGTCAAATTCACGAGTCTTGGTTTAGAGCCAGAGGAGAGTTTGAGCAAGGAATACCGAGTCGAGATACCATTCGGCGGGTGATGAGTAAGATTAATCCATCGAAGTTGCAACAAGCCTTCATTTCTTGGATGAAAACGTGTCATGAGCTAACGGGCGGTGACATTATTGCCATTGATGGTAAGACCTTGAGGCGCTCTTTCTCAAAAGACCACAGTGCCATTCATATGGTCAGTGCGTTCTCGGTGAAAAATTCGATTGTGTTAGGACAAGTAAAAACAGAAGAGAAGTCGAATGAGATCACCGCCATCCCAGAGTTATTGGAGCTACTTGATATAAGCGGTTGTTTAGTGACGTTAGATGCGATGGGTTGCCAAACAAAAATAGCCAATAAAATCATCGAGTCCGGCGCGGACTATCTTCTGGCGGTCAAAGGGAATCAAGGTCGACTGGAAGAGGCATTTATAAAGCACTTTCCGATGCCAGCAATCCTGACATGGCCCGGAGACAGTTACGTTACTACGAACAAAATCGAGCATGGACGGCAAGAGCAGAGACTATATATCACCAGTGAGTTATTTGATGATTTTATAGACTTAGGCTTTGAATGGCGAGGCATGAAGACATTGGGAGTCTCGATGTACATGCGCAGCAATCCTGGAGAAAAACCGAATGCAGATGAGATATTTATTCGTTATTACATCAGCTCAAGGACATTGAGTGCAGAGCAATTTGCCGAGTCTATCCGTAGTCATTGGCATGTAGAAAATAAGCTGCATTACAAGTTGGATGTGGGGTTCAACGAAGACCAAAGTCGGATACGAGCAGACGATGGATCAGAAAATTTTGCTAGGATCCGCCATATGTGTATTTCACTACTTTCGAATGAAAAGACGTTCAAAGGAGGAGTGAAACGCAAAAGGAGAATGGCTGGGATGAGCGAAGCGTATTTAGAGAAGGTACTTGCAGCCCTTTAG
- a CDS encoding oligosaccharide flippase family protein encodes MNYIYGVLYLVPNFLLPIVLYPYLARTIGSAGLGEVGTAVAIVMMFSSIAQAGLPVYGVKAISKLDISSSDYNKKRDKLLGELVSIQAIVLLVLLPIIYWFCFFTLNQSTERYHYLVIIYYASWVFNLEWIYRGLGKFKYLAFRMLLIRCAVLIPVVYFLIDNKNESWIYFSALTFVSILGAAITLRKYKKYLILSKKNIANAFKSHGKSLFWLGLSSAFGSCYVNLDIIVLNHIAGDASSGVYMLSKQLTGIYLAVFGALLTVFLSRSSKLNAKIDAKDVVISVISIWFMPYCFISLFADVILHLFGGDDFKGGGDILRIIFMQALVTSLAMCLGYLFLIGEQKERIHFKSTLLGCVISLVLFIILVPKYFAEGTAIALFFSELFVSLFLLYFCIGLKLFVKLSIWLISIAVSLGGMSSFILSYIDAVNFNLKDVAFSMPLFFIIQALVLYVVYIKIMKKYTKVGD; translated from the coding sequence ATGAATTATATTTACGGGGTATTATATTTAGTACCTAACTTTCTTCTACCCATAGTGTTATATCCTTATTTAGCAAGAACTATAGGTTCTGCTGGGCTTGGAGAAGTAGGGACAGCCGTCGCCATCGTAATGATGTTCTCTTCTATTGCGCAGGCTGGTCTTCCAGTTTATGGTGTAAAAGCGATTTCAAAGTTAGACATAAGCAGTAGTGACTATAATAAGAAGAGAGATAAATTATTAGGTGAGTTAGTGTCGATCCAGGCTATAGTACTCCTGGTCCTTTTGCCTATCATCTATTGGTTTTGTTTTTTTACATTAAACCAATCTACTGAACGTTATCATTATTTAGTAATCATATATTATGCTTCCTGGGTTTTTAATTTGGAATGGATATATAGAGGGCTAGGAAAGTTTAAATATTTGGCTTTTAGGATGTTATTGATTAGATGTGCAGTTCTGATTCCTGTTGTTTATTTTTTAATTGATAATAAAAATGAGTCTTGGATATATTTTTCAGCACTAACATTTGTGTCAATATTAGGTGCAGCCATAACTTTGCGTAAGTATAAAAAATACTTGATTTTATCAAAAAAAAATATAGCAAATGCATTTAAATCTCATGGCAAAAGTTTATTTTGGCTAGGGTTATCAAGTGCATTTGGTTCATGTTATGTTAATTTGGATATTATTGTGTTAAACCATATTGCTGGTGATGCCTCCTCTGGGGTTTATATGCTTAGTAAACAACTAACAGGAATCTATCTCGCAGTTTTTGGTGCTTTATTAACAGTCTTTTTATCAAGGAGTTCAAAGTTAAATGCGAAGATTGATGCCAAAGATGTAGTTATATCTGTAATATCCATTTGGTTCATGCCATATTGTTTCATATCTTTATTTGCAGATGTAATTTTACATCTATTCGGTGGGGATGATTTTAAGGGAGGTGGTGACATTCTTAGAATCATATTCATGCAAGCATTAGTGACTAGCCTTGCTATGTGTTTAGGCTATTTATTCTTAATTGGAGAGCAGAAGGAGAGAATTCATTTTAAATCGACATTGCTGGGATGTGTGATAAGTTTAGTTTTATTTATTATTTTGGTTCCTAAATATTTTGCTGAAGGTACAGCAATAGCATTGTTCTTTTCTGAGTTGTTTGTGTCATTATTTCTTCTTTACTTCTGTATTGGATTAAAATTGTTCGTAAAACTATCAATATGGCTAATATCAATAGCCGTTTCTCTGGGGGGTATGTCAAGTTTTATCTTGTCTTATATTGATGCTGTTAATTTTAATTTAAAAGACGTTGCTTTTTCTATGCCATTATTTTTTATCATTCAAGCTTTGGTTCTATATGTTGTTTATATTAAAATAATGAAAAAATATACGAAGGTTGGAGATTAA